DNA sequence from the Ovis canadensis isolate MfBH-ARS-UI-01 breed Bighorn chromosome 2, ARS-UI_OviCan_v2, whole genome shotgun sequence genome:
TGTTGTTTTAAagatctctgtgcttcagttttctcatctaggAAATGAAGATTATAACATCGAATTCATGGGGTAGCACTGTACTGAGTATTCCgtactattattatttatgatGGTACCTATGCACACCTCCCCCTCTGACCGGCTCCCTTCAGCTACGCGCACCCGGTTCAGGACAGAGGTTGTTAAACAAAAGGCCTGGAAGAACAGGAGTCCTGCGTCGCTAAGACTGCGAGCACCCTCTTCAGGCCACCCTCCTTCAGAACAGCTCAATTTAAGGAGGAAGTTTGTCCTTCGCAGGCTCTCGTCGCCACGCGTAAAAATGAGGGGCGGGAACAGGAAATGGGTTGGGCCGAATTCCGGGCGCCGGGAGGCTGCGGAGAAGATCCGAGAGGTTGGCAGCTGGGAGCCGTTAGCGAGAGCTGAGATGTTCCGGATCGAAGGCCTTGCGCCGAAGCTGGACCCAGAGGAGATGAAACGGAAGATGCGCGAGGATGTGATCTCCTCCATACGGAACTTCCTCATCTATGTGGCCCTGTTGCGAGTCAGTAAGTACCCTCCGGGCTGTGGCCGCGAGACGCAGGGAGCTCGCCGCCACCTGCCCACCCGGCTCTGGTCCCACCGGCCTTGTGGGGGCCTTGGAGCAAGAGCTAAGCAGTTGCGAGGAACAAGAGCTGTGCACGCTGAGGGCGGCGGGCGCAAGCGGGCAAGGCTTAGGATTTACGGGTCAGGGTGGGGGTACCAAGTGCACGCGGCGAGCCGGACCACGAGGTTAATCACTCAGCCCCTCCTTAAGGACG
Encoded proteins:
- the TOMM5 gene encoding mitochondrial import receptor subunit TOM5 homolog, whose translation is MRGGNRKWVGPNSGRREAAEKIREVGSWEPLARAEMFRIEGLAPKLDPEEMKRKMREDVISSIRNFLIYVALLRVTPFILKKLDSI